A stretch of DNA from Cryptomeria japonica chromosome 4, Sugi_1.0, whole genome shotgun sequence:
atgaaaacattttaaaatgcaaacatcaaacatacaacattatcaatagactcaatactcaatatgcactcataattcagaatttcaattcattcacattgtcaatatgcatatcataatagatattaaagaaataacatacataatggagcctaatcagactcggaggttaaattttcactacttccatcagcgcagtttcccccaatatttttcgacggggtttgggggcagcgcccccaagttggggtcaaggggcagcgccccttgcgcgctccatgtcgcgatacagggcggggtcgaggggcagcgccccgcgaggccaaaaatacttttattattttatttaggcgtcgggtgttatttttctgttggcaaaaaacccttcatgagatatttcactccctcaattacgcaaaaaacatcattaaaaaaaatgaaaatacgactttttttattttaatattttttcctagccctagatgtgggggacATCTAGCCGTCCCCGGGATGGCTGGGACGTCCTCAatccgtccccagccgtccccgggacgtacggacgtcccccacagctagggaagCTGTCCCCCTATTTCGGGGACATCCCCTCAAAATTctggcaatttggggacggggggggggacgtcccctagcagtccccaagtccccgaaacgtccccgggactAGGACGAGGGTTTTCAAGTAGGGGACGTGTCCCCGGGTTTTGTAGGTAATTtccctttaatcatttaattaattaatttaattaaatctaaagtcctatttcatcacttcatacatcataaaattgggccctttaccctaagtgtgccccttttattttattcctccaataaatcatttaatcataaaccctaattatgtcttatttcgacctttaaggcccaatttcgcatatcaaaacatctcgaaatcatctgtaactttgggattcactctaatatcatcatatctaacgaccctgaaaatttggtgaaaagttggtcggaccatgtgcaaagtgcacatggtccccggctttttccctgaaatttcgagagcataatcctatgatattataatgcttaaccccaagaaattggcgggaaattcaatctctaagtcgacctaaagatgaaattaagatctagggtttaatACATAAGATCTAGGGTTTAATACATAAGAGTCAACCTCAATTCCAAGTAATGCCACTAAACATACAGTTCAAcaatatagaaaaaaaatataatgaacTTAATAAAGATGCTTGGTTTTCACACATGTACATTAATACTGCAACTGTTGTGGACCTCTCTTTCAAGTTCTATTCTATAATGAATCCTTTGGGAACATGTTGAAGCTCATGACTGATACTATAAAATTACCCATCGAAATTTGATCACCATTGATGTATCTACTTTTATTTCATTAATGAATAATGCTGGATCAATTTTTGGCACCCAAAAAGCACATTTTTACAGTGTGTTTTGTATGTTTACAGAATTTTTGGCACCCAAGGAAGCATAGCTACAGCTTGGCTTTTGTCCATAGCAAGGTCTCACAACAAGTGCTCACACCAAGCTGCAGGCAACTATATTCAAGATTTGCTCAGTTTCAGGAATAACTTATGAGCTAGTACTTTCGAgtttttgatatatgctctgtGGCATACTAGTTATGGTTCTCTTAAGTTTCGGAAACAAGGATGATTCAGATCTTATCTGAGAACCTGCAAAAATATCTGTTCTACTAGAAGAATTTTCAGAAATTAATACCACCACTATTAAGCTCCCAAAAATGGACAAATCTCCAAAAAATCTGTGCAATGTGGAAGGCTTGTAAAATCACTACCAATGGAGCTGACATAGCACAAAATATTCTTCAGCATCTTGGAAACTCCGAAGCATATTTATAAAAATTACAAcattctcctgaaaaatgttctttgaGGCAAATAACTCCAAGTGATTTCAAAGAGCATCAAGCAGCACAGAATATATTCCTTCCAATAGTAATTGGACATTGGGAAAAGATTTTAAAATGTCCAGTCAAATTCCATTAATTGAATAGTAACTGAAAAGATTAAAAAGTATAAAGATAAACAAAGGTAGGAACATGGAGATATCTATCGGTAGCCAACAAAGCGGCAAAAGGGCATGAATTGAACAGTGTGATGGTGCTACATTTAAAGAGTATTCAGGAGGAAGGAAAGGAAATCTAATGAGACGAACCTTGAGGATAACAGTACAAcacatggctctaataccatgacaAGTGCACATTTGAATTCAACCAAGCATCTCATGAACACAAAAACCTCACTAAAAAGAACTTTGACAATTCAACAGTATTGCACTGAAACGATTTCAAAGTATATGAAAAGcatcaatctaatctaattcactCTAACGAAAATAATTGCATGTGTCCTCTTTAGGCCAAAGATGGATAAAACTCTAACTAAAAGTGATTGAGAGTTAACTTTCCTAACCAAAGGTAGTTGAGAGTTAACTCTCCCAACTGAAGGCAAGTGAGAGTCTATTCCTAAGATACAAGTGACTCACTAAACTGAGTGTAACTCTTAAGAGATGCCTAAGATAATTCCAGTGAACTAATGCACTGAGACTGACATATCGATATGAAAGAGATCAATCCGAAAGTAAACTAGGACTGACTTTAGTTCAACTAAAGAGTTGCATATTCAGGGAATTATTCAAattacattttattatttatataaaagAAATAATCTACACTAAAAAAAATGCTTCACTAATTAAACTTTACATAAAAGAGGTGCATCCATGTTATACACCAAcataaattatttaaaaagaaaaaataagtCAAAACCTAGCCTATAATTAAAGCTTTTATCCATCTTATGTTACAAAAATGATATGGTGCAAGTGTCAGAACAAAAGGGCACCATAAGGACCCACTTCGTGTGTCCTCTGCTATGCAAACGGAAAGGCAACAAAAGATCTTATTAATGCATTCTCACTAGCCAAACTTGGGAGAAAGACAACTGAAATAATTTCCATTTTGATCCCCCCAGCTTCAAACTTATTCTACATATTATTCTTTAAAAGCAACAAATTCAATAGTAATCCTTCATCCTTGTTAGTCAATAATATCAAGAATAGCATGATGCATAAATATACAGAATACTAGTGTACCCAAATATTCAATAATCTCAAAGAATAACATTAAGGTAGGGTTACATCTTACAATAAACCTAATGAATGTGCTCCAAAATATCTACTAACCTCAAAGTCAAAGCAATTCCATACCTTGCATTATAGTAGCATTCCAGATATGTAGCAAACCGAAAGTGTAAATGGAATTCAAGTACTCAGATTTAAAAtcagaaaaacacaagaaaaaccaGCAGATTAAAAAATGCTAAAATATTCAtgaaatacataaaccaaaaactgatATTCTTATTTCATGCCAAATATAGTGggtagaaagagaaacaaagataaGACATTAATAGAGAATTTGATAAATATTGCCAATTACCCTCAAAGACTGAAACTTTGATTATGCGAAGCAAATTtgaaaaaccaaaatataaaaGTAAAACTCTGGTTTTATAAGCAAATAGGACAGGATTTTTGAACAGTTGAAAATCTGAACTATAAATATAAATCCCAGCTTTCATAAGCAAAGAGGACAGGCTTTTCTCAAAAAAGCCTGCCCTCTTTCCTTATGAAACTTGGGATTTACATTTACAGATCATTTTAGTGAGTGAGTTTTTCCCTCAAATAACCAGTTTGTACAAAAAAACCAGCCTGCCACTTTAAACCAGCTAGGCCGTGAGTTATTCCTGGTTTTTGCTACTATGTCTTGCATAATGATATGAATCGAAATGATTTTAATCTCCTGAGTATTATCTCTAACCTAATAACAATAGGGTATGGTAAACCATTAacctaatataaattaattaaaaaatgttaCCCATTTGATCAAATATAACTAATCTCTAACAACTATTAATCCCCTAAGCAAAATCTCTAACCTAATAACATAAGAGTAAGGAAATTTATTAACCCAACATAGCTTAATTAAAATGTTGCCCATGGAATTTATTAATCCCCTAAGCTTAATCTCTAACCCAATCACATTAAGGTAAGGTAAACCTTTAACCCAATCACATTAAGAATTCCTTTAGAAAGATTCAGAATGATAAGATACAAAGGGCTAAGACTAGAGCCCGTTTTCAGTGGATGGAGCATGGGGACAAAGGctccattttttttttcagatattgaaagcaaaagatgctaggattaataatttaatatCAATGCTATCTGTGATGAAGGTAAGGTTATATCTGATCAGACAGATATTTTGGAGTCTTTTGCTAGATTTTATCAAAAACTATTCACTAGTGCAGACTGTGGACTGCAGAAAGACAATGCTAGGAGACAACTTAAATCCATTATCCCAAGAAAGATATCTGAAGAAGATGCTACCATGTTAAATCGGAGAATCACTTTAAATGAGATCAAAGAGGCAATATCATCTCTTAATAATGGCAAGGCCCCAGGAAATGATGGTCTTCCAGTTGAGTTTTACAAAAGTTGTCAGCATTGCTTACTGCAAGTCTATAAAGAAGCTGAAATTAATGGCTCATTGGGGGAGGATATAAATACAGGGGTCATAAAACTTATTCCTAAAGAAGGGGACAAGACATTGATcaaaaattggagacctatcaccTTGTTAAATGTCTCTTATAAAATACTTGCCAAGGTTCTTGCACAAAGGGTAGAGAGCTTCTGCCTAAGGTTATATCTCCTACTCAGACAGGATTTGTAAAGGGATGATACATTTTGGAGAACCTCCTCACATGTTGGGAGGCTATGAGATGGGCTAAAGACTCAGGACAAGATGCAGCCATGCTACTACTGGACTTTGAAAAAGCATATGATAGAATAGAATGGGGTTTTATCAATATGATGATGGAATGCCTTGGGTTTCCAGAGCACTACTGTAGGCAGGTCAACGTACTAATGACAAATGCTAAGGCCTGTGTAGAAATCAATGGTGTGAAATCTGATAGGTTTTGCCTTTCAAGATCAATAAGGCAAGGATGTCCCCTTGCCCCTGCACTTTATATCATTGTTATTGATGCTCTCTATTATCTCCTAAGAGATTACTCCACCTCCCTGGGTGTGGATGGAATTAAGTTACCCAATGGAAGCACTCTCTCTAACATCCAGTTTGCAGATGATACTGCAATTTTaactaaattgaaagaagaaaatctaAATGCACTTTTGTACAAACTGGAGTTGTTCTGTGAAGCATCTGGTAGCACGATCTCAATGGCTAAATCTAGTCTCCTAGGATGGGATGAGCAACCCCCAATTTGGTTCAATAAATACTCCTTTGGCTGGGGAGGACCTAACCAATTGATTAGATACCTTGGTATACCTTTTGCAGTAGAGCCCAATCTGAAAGCTATGTGGGAGTGGGTTAGAAGTAAAATTGATAAAAAGTCAAGGAAATGGAATAAGCACTACCTCACCATTGCAGGGAGGGTTCAAGTTTGTCAAAAGATACTATCTTCCTACAACATTTATTATACATCTTCATGGCTATTCAGCAATTATCAGTTTAATTATATCCAATAGATCATTAGAGAATTTCTCTAGTCTGATGGAAAAGGAGGGAGAAAGAAACATGTTGTTAAATGGAGTTGGTGCACTATGAGCAAGAACAGGGGAGGAATTGGCTTAAAGGATTTAAGATGGCAAGGGATTGCACTAGCTTCTAAATGGATAGTCAAAGCTCTTAGGGGGGAAGAACCATAGAAGGCTTTGATAAGACATAACATTAGTAGGGTTGTCCCCAAGCAGAGCTCCAAAGGGAAAGAACTTAGCATAAATGATATTATTTCTGGTGAATTTCAAGTTAAACCTATTGGGTCTCCTGTTTTCTAATCAATTTGGAGGGCATGGGAAGTGGTCAGAGGACTCATCTTGTGCAAAGGTCTGGTCTAGGATGATGGAACTATTTGTGGAGAGCGTTCTATTTGGTGGAGTCTCAAGTACAATGGAAGGCCATTGGCCCTGGTCCAAGGCTGTTCGGCCAAATCTTGGGCTAATAAAGGGGTTCTTTGGATTTCTGATATTCTGGATGATGGACATCTACTAGGCTGGGATGATCTTGTCTCCAAGTATGCTATCCCCCCCACTCACAAGAAAACCTATACAACGCTCAGATCAGCCTCTGCCCCTCTTTGCCTTCCCAGGCCCTGCTCTGTTGTGCCCAATAGATGTTGCTCCCTTAAATGGCCAGATGGATCCCTACTTGTTGATTCCAAAGCTAAATTAATAAATGCTTTTCTTGTTGACAACATGGATATCTCCTCTCATGTTAACTCTTGCTGGAATGTTAATTTATCTGATGCACAGTGGCAGAAACTTTTTGACTCTATATGGGTCAGACCAGTAGCTCCTATGAAAAGATATTTTGGCTGGCTTCTTCTCCTACATAGGCTTCCCATCCTTACCTCTGATGGTGATCTCAATATCTGTTCTTGTTGCAGAATTCCGGAATCTGTCTTTCACATCTTCTTTGACTGTTTATTTGCAAAAGAGATTTGGAATATTGTTGGAATTGGTATTGGACAAAATGTCAGCATTTTTGAGATTGCGACTGCTCATATCCAGGGTCTCAAGAAAGAGGCTAACCTCTTCTGGTCTATTTTGTCTGTTGAATTACTTTGGCTTATTTGGAAATATAGGAATGATGACATGTTTAATGGCAGTGGCAGGAATCTTACTGAGTCTATCAGGAGACTCATCCTTCATGATTTGAATGTGCAGGTAACAGTGATGATCAGAATCAAGAAGAAGAAGTTTGAAAGATGGCTTCGGGATGGAGCAGCTATGATGTTCACATCGGAAATCTCGCATGGATTCACTTGGTCCAGGTTCTCACCAGAGAAGACTCCCTTTGAGATCGGCTTGGAGGAATTCATGAGAGAGCTAAATATGAACAGAGGTCAGCCAGTGCAGACCCAAGGCATCCCTGTGGCAGAGGCAGTCACTCATCCTTATGCAGACCCAATGATGTGGGGCAAGATACTGATATGGTGTGAAGGGAACCTAGGATGGACAGCCTGGATAGCTAGAATTGAGATACCAGCCAACCTGAGAGAGACATTATTTACAGCTGATGGTCTCATATGATTTAAACTTGATGTAATGAACATGTTAGATATTCTGTAGTTTGCTTGATCATTTTGCTGGCTGTTTTAAGAACAAGAAGATCAATTTTGTAAGCAATGTATATTTTGTTGAATACTTCTCCTTGACTGGACGATTCGATATTATGTAAGATTGCTTGAtacttaatagaaaaaaaaaatgttgcCAATGGAATTTATTAATCCCCTAAGCTTAATCTCTAACCCAATCACATTAAGGTAAGGTAAACCATTAACCCAATACAACTTAATTAAAATGTCTCCATGAGCCCGATACACATGATGATTATGTCCATAAAACATGGTTAAATCCAAGGCATGTTTTATAATTTTTCTTGTACGCTAAATTTGAGGAATGGCCCAAGGAAAGTAACATAGGTCAAGGTTCACAAGTAACAGGACTATTAAGATAGTCACAACCAAAGTAAAGGCTTATTCCTCGACTAACAAATGAAGATATTTGGAAAAGCTCTTACAAGAAATAAGGGGTGGCAAGTTGTCATTATATGATGAGATGCTCAAAGGAGTAACCAAAACCAAAACTTTTCAGCCAGCAGTAGAAATCACAAAGCCCTTGTTTGAATCACCTTACAACAAGCCCTAAACAAAAACCTTCAAAATCATAACCCAATTGTTTGGCAAAAGGTTCATTAGGTTATGGATACAAATCCATCATCCTCCTAGCCCACCTCTCAACCCTACAAAAGTAATAAACAGTCGTACAACCACATCCACATGGAACAGCATTACAACAGAGCTAAAAAAGGTACAATTTAATATTAAAGCCTACTTGCAGATcctgcatcaaaatgctcaattttctgctttacatcTCTGAATCTCATGCCAAGGTTGAGAAGACAGCAGTgggaaaaaatggtcaaatttaCATGTTTTCAATAAGTTTCACAAGCTCTTGTTATCTAAAAcatgaaatccaaattgaaatatAAAGAAGAAATCGGAATCCCAATTGTTTTTCTAACTTTCTCCATTGCAATCAATTTGTGTGTATGTGTCACAAAACCCAAACCAATTTTGATTATAGCCATGAGAGAGTAGTCAAATTTCTCTAGATTTAGTGCAATGGCTTATATTTTAGCATGCAACTTCTAATAGCCATAGGCTTTGGCAGAAAACCTCAATATTTACAATTTTGCAATACTAACCTacatttaatataaattttcattagcTATATATCAAAAAAAACTGTGTTCCCTCACCAATTGTTCATATGATAACCTCGATACCAAGGAAGAAAGCCTATGAAATTGATTTATATTTCTATGATTTCCAAAAATTAATAATCAGATGCAATACTTGGGGCATCCTGCAAAGTTCAAGCATTAGCAGCATTGTAGCCATGtaatggaaatggaaatggaacAACTTTGCATGCAACAGAAGACTATTTAAAAAAATGATATCCATTGCATCATCACATTACATATGAGCTTAGAAAAATAAGAATGGAATGTGTACATTGATATTTATGAACACGATGTAAATATTCTTAAACTGCAGAGCTGACCCAAATATTATCCAAAAGAACACATATTTTGTACCCTTGAACAACACTGAGCAACTCTAATGAATAGAAAAAGTACTCTTGAGAATAGAAAAGAGGCGTCGTTGCAGTAGTGGGTGTCAATGATCATGGCGCAAACCTTGCAGTACATCACAGCATACGCATATAATGCAGTTTCCTAGAGACTTAAAGTTATAAGCAAAGAGATGGGAGCACCATTTTTAATCAGTGTACATGTCTATATGAATAGGGATATGGCTCCAAAAAATGTGGGAATAGAGAAGGGTAGGCCCGTGGGCCTCATTCGTATGCTAGAGCTTCCTGATGCCATAATATAATGGCATTTCTCTAATCACTCTCCTCTTCTAGTGATAATTAAAAGAATGACCAAATTATGCCCTACAAACTCCCACCAAATTTTCTTTGATAGCATGGTTGAAGGTTAAATGAACAACCATCAACCACTCAACTAAGTCCAAATGTGCAGTTGGATTACGGAAGCAAACTCATTCTTCTTTATTGACTTTCCAGAAACGTAAACATAAATAACTACCTAGGTGAAAACACGTTTTTGAATTTAAATAACAAAGGATAGCAATTAGACACTTGACTGCAAAACTAAGCTTCCAAATTGATTCACTTCATTAGTCATCAACATGCATGAGTTTCTACTAAAAGAGTGCAAGCTCGTCTGATTATGAAAAAAAAGCAAAGGCAGTAAAACCGAAACCCTTAAAATGCATTCACGCCGAAAATGATACAGCCAATATATTGGGATGATCTGAGGATACTCCATACATTATAGCTTCTGGGTCTCATAGGTTGTGACAAGACAAATAAACAGGCATTTGTTTACTCTACCCTATGGGACTCCCTATTCATGGGTATAGGTGGATAAATGGTGTCCATACATATGATATATCCAAAAAACTAATAACTGGTATTCTATATTGGGCTATAATGTTTCTGTACCAAGTTAGTCACACATATAACTGAAATATTAGGTCAATTTACCTTATTCGTGTATGAAGCTTTTGAATGTTGTCCAAATTCAGAAGATAATTTTGGAGAATGCTTCTTGAATGACAGTTTATCTTCTCCAGTCAACTCGGCATTCTTCTGCAAGTTAGTTAGTTTCTGCTCAACAAAATCTGAAGCATTTTGGACATCAGAACCCTTCGTTTTTCCTTTGTCTGAAGATGAAGAAGTTGGTGAGAAAGAAGAGATCTGAGACTTTGGCCCTCCAAGTCCACTGGTATCCCTCTCCGTTAAAGGACCTTCTTGACCCCCTTCCATATCAATATCCATGTCCTCTCTCTCTGAGAACCCAGCTACTGACATTGAAGGTAAAACTCGTGCTGCTGCAATCTTGGAACTTAAATTACCTGCAGTTATAACATTTGTTGATAGCTGCCCATGGATTCTCTCATGAGGATAAGCTGAGGAATCAATGCAATTTGCCTTCCTCTCCCTAAAAACACCCCATAGATAGAGAAGCCTATTCCAACCTGCATGAAAGAAGAAAATTGAGTCTCAAAAGGATGCATCTTTATTGAATTCACTTATTCAAAAAACTTGTTTCTAGCTTTTCCTTCTTTCTGTATCACCTCTGATTTCCTTCAAGAAGCAGAGAGTTTTTGCAAAGTACATTATAAACAAGTAAGAATCCTTGCCTATAGATTATGTGTAGCATTTATGACATAAATACATTTTGATTTATCATGTTGGATTAAGCAAGAACCACAACTTACGTTGAGACTTTTCAGGTAATTGATTGGATGGAAAAATCAAAAGCTCAACACCATCAGAATTTGTCCTAAGTGCGAAGTCATTCTTAAGCATATGCTCCAGCAACTTTTTGTAGGATCTCTCATAGCTGAAGTAACAGATAATTTTAATCAAACAATCCAATTAGTCTATAATATAAGTGAAAACTGTAGCAAAAATAATTTCAAGAAGTAAAACAAAGGCAATTTAACTCAAATAATCTAATCAGTAGCAAAAACATGTTCAAAAAGAgagacaatattatgtgaatatatttcttcatttttattacaacctataaaaataaaaatgggatacaatgtttcaaaaatttaaataactAATGCGAAGGCTTAAGATAATAACAttccattttaaattttaaaggATGCACATGGTCAAACCTTTCAAGATCTTTTGCGAAAAAGTAAAGTGCAACATTTTCATCACTTGGACAACTATACTGAAACTGCATTGGCCATGAGCTCAAGCGAGGTACTTCTTCCAATAGGATACTAGAAGAAAACTTCTTAGTGGCATCCAGGGCCTTCCTTGCAGCACATGTCGACGCATGTGCTTGTAATCCATCATAATGGTTGGTAGGGTTTCCCTTGCTTCGTACCTCAAAGCCACCCCTGCACAATTAACAATCTTGTGTATAATTATCCCAAAGTTATATAAGAATTAACTAAACTATTGCACAGACATACAGATAGAAATATGTGGCAAGAGATAGaacttaataaagaaacactttagAGATTACAGATGATATCATACTGCCATAAAAAGTTATGCTCTGGAAGGGCTGCCATCTTTCCACTTTCACTCTGAGTGGACTGCTGATAAATAGGTACTCTCATGCTTTTACCAGGATAGTTTCCATTTGAATAAACAGAAAGGTCACAGGGAATGTTCCTTCTAACAGCTGTAACTGTGCTTTCTGTTGGACGCACGGTATTAGTCATTGTAACTGCCAGCTTGCAGTAGTCTCCAGGGGAAATTAAGGGTccatcaccatcaaaatataatttctgaGACAAATATACTTGTGCATCATTGCTCCCTTTTGTTCTCTTCTTTCCACACGTGGGAGAAGAAGGAACCTCACCACTGAGACTGGCAGTTGTACTAGATTGATTAATTACATAATCTTTGCAGCGATCAGATGCCCAATCTAGTGTTCCACTAGACAAATCCTTTACAAAATCAGAGTTTAACAACGAAAGTTCTTGGCTCATATAGTTCTCGCCATCAGGCTTTCCAGAAACCCCTGCAGATTCTTTTGGAAACAGAGCAGCATCGTTGGCAAACAGCTGCCCAGGAAAATTACTCTCTGCACGTCCCTCCAATTCTTGTCCATCTGAGGGCAAGAATCTTTGCTCAGAAGTTTCATCATTCTCACAGACAGCTGTGTAATTTGGTACAATAGTTTCTGAAGAATTGTTCCACTTTCCACTACTTGACCGTGACATCTCTCTTGAATTTTTTGCAGCAGAAAGTTTTAGGGTTGATACACGGAGACTATTATTACACGTATTTACAGAACTTCGGTTGGAGCAAAACTGAGCCGTGTGGCCCAATTCTTTACACTTATAGCATCTTGTACTTGTGGCATCTGGCAACAAAGTCCGTGTCCATGAAGACACAAAACTCTTGGGTTTGTCATCATTTACAATGTTCCGGGGAGATTGAAGATCAATATTGACTAATTTTTCATTAGGGCTGCTACAGCCTTTTTTATCTATCGGAACACCAAATGAACCTGACACTTGCATCAATTTGAACCCAGATGTTGATTCAATATTGCACTGTTCAGACGAAGGATGAGAACCAAATGAACCTGACACTTGCATCAATTTGAATCCAGATGTTGATTCAATATTGCACTGTTCAGATGAAGGGTGAGAATCAGTGGCTAGTGACTCTGATTTTATGTCCACAAAACCTGTTTTAGACACGATAGGTGTAGTCAAAGTTGGCAGTGAGATACCTGAGCCACCCAACTCATCACATTAAATTGGTGATAATCAACTAACCAGCAAGTATGAATTTATTAAATCAAATGGATCATGTTTAAAAACTAGGAAATATACAAATTCTTAGCTATCAGAACAAATACAATTAAAGTTAAAGGAAGGAACAGTGCTCTAAGAGAGACTTGATTGACATTAGACAGATTACCTGAACATACTGTAGAGTCACATTCTTCTTTCATGATGTTTGTGACCACAGGACTTGGGACAACAATTGACTTTTCTTCAGCAACTGCTGTTGCTGGTGTCGATTTACATGTATCTTTCTTTGGCAACCCAAGTGTTATGGTTGCCTGACTGACAGTTGTCCCATTGAGAGCAGGCTTTAAATCATCAACCATATTTCCAGATTTCAGCACAGGTTTCCTTGTCACTGAATCTGTTCCATCCTTTTTTGGCTTTCCAACCCTTGCTTCTTTCGTTTGATTGCAATTGCCATTTTGCACATTAGGCAACATTCTTGGTTCTACAATTGTAGAAACATTGATGCTTGCCTTTGATTTAAATGATGGAGAATCATTAATAACTTTGCTAAATTGCCCACTATTGCTTCTTTCTCTAATTATggaagcttgtctacaaacatcaccAAAGTCTTTTTTAGTCTTTGGGATTGTAACTGGCTTTGTAGTGTTGCTTAATCTTGAAGCCAAGCTAGATGATGGTCTAACATCAGCCAACTTTGATGATAATGTAGCCTTATCTGACAAAGTGGATGACACATATGAGGCTGCATTGCTGTTTGCAGAAGTACATGGTGAAGAATCAGAGGTTAAACTGTTGACAGAAGTGAATCTGCTCTTTGATGATTGCATCCCTGCATGCAACCTTGGTGACTGGGCCCCTGTAGCAGCTGAAGATTTCCCACCATTATGATGGCCACTGCTCACATGATTTCCAGACAAGGTTCCTGAAACAGATACCTTTGTTCTAAAACCATCTGTTGATTTGAATGACTTCTCCCGAGAAAGTACCTGCTTTGCATTTGAGCTTGAAATACCCTGTTGTACACTTCTAGCTTCA
This window harbors:
- the LOC131050096 gene encoding uncharacterized protein LOC131050096 isoform X6, whose amino-acid sequence is MLKRKERSLEQLYKLHAKLTKPRLTAVLEGNCHMQGPADEFDSETETDLENNRGAKLLTGSSSDKMDTCMDTNFGSECETHVKNSIVEHAESNIAKLSTIDAIERKEILVRLKEREPDNILKTRSVRAKMGDLAATSLQCHHNMEKGQCVNCIEESGKVVKDVYSPQSYCEGSLILCGEKTDENHAKCSPEELQRLSLGCESVQYFNLRSKGAPQLADLDAQECCDNLESVIRVDLNLEVPSRKNIDGNERESLRDTSTTNTHNKKNPNMLLSEVESRTDQRDQPVNKLMESSRETFYMSPDLPPGSDLGTNLASNKHKETILKFSTKSELPNTECDKRIMALPEDNEVEKEYNATDRLTKFAENVVDQSHACVEEITSTVRQKVDLSGIEHLSDVSDDLKTLSNQESLDPHDHNMPIQTFSNSNVTSADACANTNVIELRSITECTKLLDMSSPSEIYAIRSPLQKETQKRYAIKENTSQEMVISSILGSSDLCNVNDIMPTKDIEPQTGCKQGNSLVPLYCTDHITFPVSKQPVGSMMQENMVSVTKPFSDAQGVKYSMNGHVGNNLVPGVLVIENLQPSKPSEAVNLLTVEATPDKIDVGNQMDLDERQKIDKMDVEPSEIKRATVASALVFEDPLHEADSTVVSGSVFEDPLHEPDLVEDDVKVCDICGDAGHEDKLAICSKCNDGAEHIYCMQIMLEEVPKDNWLCEGCKTAAQIATMRKAERTQSFMSKTASLSSKKQSSNESSHSRSSFKTDKNKSDPERKRILDTSSSHSSTKRRPENLDIGPATKKQVIEARSVQQGISSSNAKQVLSREKSFKSTDGFRTKVSVSGTLSGNHVSSGHHNGGKSSAATGAQSPRLHAGMQSSKSRFTSVNSLTSDSSPCTSANSNAASYVSSTLSDKATLSSKLADVRPSSSLASRLSNTTKPVTIPKTKKDFGDVCRQASIIRERSNSGQFSKVINDSPSFKSKASINVSTIVEPRMLPNVQNGNCNQTKEARVGKPKKDGTDSVTRKPVLKSGNMVDDLKPALNGTTVSQATITLGLPKKDTCKSTPATAVAEEKSIVVPSPVVTNIMKEECDSTVCSGISLPTLTTPIVSKTGFVDIKSESLATDSHPSSEQCNIESTSGFKLMQVSGSFGSHPSSEQCNIESTSGFKLMQVSGSFGVPIDKKGCSSPNEKLVNIDLQSPRNIVNDDKPKSFVSSWTRTLLPDATSTRCYKCKELGHTAQFCSNRSSVNTCNNSLRVSTLKLSAAKNSREMSRSSSGKWNNSSETIVPNYTAVCENDETSEQRFLPSDGQELEGRAESNFPGQLFANDAALFPKESAGVSGKPDGENYMSQELSLLNSDFVKDLSSGTLDWASDRCKDYVINQSSTTASLSGEVPSSPTCGKKRTKGSNDAQVYLSQKLYFDGDGPLISPGDYCKLAVTMTNTVRPTESTVTAVRRNIPCDLSVYSNGNYPGKSMRVPIYQQSTQSESGKMAALPEHNFLWQGGFEVRSKGNPTNHYDGLQAHASTCAARKALDATKKFSSSILLEEVPRLSSWPMQFQYSCPSDENVALYFFAKDLESYERSYKKLLEHMLKNDFALRTNSDGVELLIFPSNQLPEKSQRWNRLLYLWGVFRERKANCIDSSAYPHERIHGQLSTNVITAGNLSSKIAAARVLPSMSVAGFSEREDMDIDMEGGQEGPLTERDTSGLGGPKSQISSFSPTSSSSDKGKTKGSDVQNASDFVEQKLTNLQKNAELTGEDKLSFKKHSPKLSSEFGQHSKASYTNKVQV